A window from Thermomonas aquatica encodes these proteins:
- the pyrE gene encoding orotate phosphoribosyltransferase — translation MNATTDDYRTRFLQLALRVEALRFGEFTLKSGRLSPYFFNAGRFDSGAALAGLAACYVDAVDASGIEFDLLFGPAYKGIPLATALACEYARRGRDLPLAFNRKEAKAHGEGGSLIGAALAGKRVLIVDDVITAGTAIREALAIIADAGGTPAGIVIALDRQERVREGAAQSAAQAVAAEQGIAVVAVAGLDDLLAFTGERAEFVGQRDALLAYRARYGIA, via the coding sequence ATGAATGCGACCACCGACGACTACCGCACCCGTTTCCTGCAGCTGGCCCTGCGCGTCGAGGCGCTGCGCTTCGGCGAGTTCACCCTCAAGTCCGGCCGGCTCAGCCCGTATTTCTTCAACGCCGGCCGCTTCGATTCCGGCGCCGCGCTGGCAGGACTGGCGGCGTGCTACGTCGATGCGGTGGACGCCTCGGGGATCGAATTCGACCTGTTGTTCGGGCCGGCCTACAAGGGCATCCCGCTGGCCACCGCGCTGGCCTGCGAATACGCGCGCCGCGGCCGCGACCTGCCGCTGGCGTTCAACCGCAAGGAAGCCAAGGCGCACGGCGAGGGCGGCAGCCTGATCGGCGCGGCGCTGGCCGGCAAGCGCGTGCTCATCGTGGACGACGTGATCACCGCCGGCACCGCGATCCGCGAGGCGCTGGCGATCATCGCCGACGCCGGCGGCACGCCCGCCGGCATCGTCATCGCGCTCGACCGGCAGGAGCGCGTGCGCGAAGGCGCCGCGCAATCGGCCGCCCAGGCCGTGGCCGCCGAACAGGGCATCGCCGTGGTCGCGGTGGCCGGGCTGGACGACCTGCTTGCGTTCACCGGCGAAAGGGCGGAATTTGTCGGCCAACGCGATGCCCTGCTCGCCTACCGCGCGCGCTACGGCATCGCCTGA